A region of Piscinibacter gummiphilus DNA encodes the following proteins:
- a CDS encoding hybrid sensor histidine kinase/response regulator translates to MPMASLFPRLPSEPPLDLSSRRRLLESMASRGSSEVAALVIPGFLVWAMSRYGSVASMLAWWAGFALFTLVLIDRRRRFRADLAARGDAAADRWEPVFQRLAVLNGLCWTMPVFLTLRVPSYEFKLLLYLVIAAVIASAATFLAPLPGVFFRFFAACFGPLVVAVVWMFPTRWPFILPLTLLYGVVICRHAGGTRRFVWQQFALERERAELAERYRGARDRAEHALAEKDRFLSTASHDLRQPVHAMGMLVEAALARNQDEGLAPVLQDVRRAARSLTGMFDALLDLSRIEAGTSAASRVAVPVRELFDDAATVFGGDAAARGLVVRRHLPRRHEAAVAGDPTLVRQVVFNLLQNALRYTQRGGVLLGVRSRADQWRIEVWDTGSGVAAEDRGRIYSPFFRGPEARSRVTTGHGLGLAVVARSAELMSAGYGFSSEPGRGSCFWIELPKTEAVPPPAATGVYGRVRSLAGRCLLVEDDPQVGPAWLGLLATWGATARLARDRAQALQCLDAGFDPDVILCDQRLAGGDSGFDVLKTLLARCPRAHGAMVSGELDTPELTEAEDEGYLVFRKPVEPDVLHAVLSRWLPTAPSPGDSGPGA, encoded by the coding sequence ATGCCCATGGCCTCCCTCTTCCCGCGCCTGCCGTCCGAGCCCCCGCTCGACCTGTCTTCCCGCCGCCGGCTGCTCGAGTCGATGGCTTCGCGCGGATCGAGCGAGGTGGCCGCGCTGGTCATCCCCGGCTTCCTGGTGTGGGCGATGTCGCGCTACGGGTCCGTGGCCTCGATGCTGGCCTGGTGGGCCGGCTTCGCCCTGTTCACGCTGGTGCTGATCGACCGGCGCCGCCGGTTCCGCGCCGACCTGGCGGCCCGGGGCGACGCCGCGGCCGACCGCTGGGAGCCGGTGTTCCAGCGGCTGGCCGTGCTCAACGGGCTGTGCTGGACGATGCCGGTGTTCCTGACGCTGCGGGTGCCGTCGTACGAGTTCAAGCTGCTGCTGTACCTCGTGATCGCCGCCGTCATCGCGTCGGCCGCCACGTTCCTCGCGCCCTTGCCCGGCGTGTTCTTCCGGTTCTTCGCCGCGTGTTTCGGGCCGCTGGTGGTGGCGGTGGTGTGGATGTTCCCGACCCGCTGGCCGTTCATCCTGCCGCTGACCCTGCTGTACGGCGTGGTGATCTGCCGCCACGCCGGGGGCACGCGTCGCTTCGTGTGGCAGCAGTTCGCGCTGGAGCGCGAGCGGGCCGAACTCGCCGAACGCTATCGGGGCGCGCGGGACCGGGCCGAACACGCCCTCGCGGAGAAGGACCGCTTCCTCTCGACCGCCAGCCACGACCTGCGCCAGCCGGTGCATGCGATGGGCATGCTGGTCGAGGCGGCGCTGGCCCGCAACCAGGACGAGGGCCTGGCCCCGGTGTTGCAGGACGTGCGCCGCGCGGCGCGTTCGCTCACGGGCATGTTCGACGCGCTGCTCGACCTCTCCCGCATCGAGGCCGGCACGTCGGCGGCCTCGCGGGTCGCGGTGCCCGTGCGCGAACTGTTCGACGACGCGGCCACGGTGTTCGGTGGCGACGCGGCGGCGCGGGGCCTCGTGGTGCGTCGCCACCTGCCGCGGCGGCACGAGGCCGCGGTCGCGGGTGATCCGACGCTCGTGCGGCAGGTCGTCTTCAACCTGCTGCAGAACGCGCTGCGCTACACGCAGCGCGGCGGCGTGCTGCTCGGCGTGCGTTCGCGGGCCGATCAGTGGCGCATCGAGGTGTGGGACACCGGCAGCGGCGTTGCCGCCGAGGACCGGGGCCGCATCTACTCGCCGTTCTTCCGGGGGCCGGAGGCGCGGTCCCGCGTGACCACGGGACACGGCCTGGGCCTCGCGGTGGTGGCCCGCAGTGCCGAGCTGATGTCGGCGGGCTACGGGTTTTCGTCCGAGCCGGGCCGCGGGTCCTGCTTCTGGATCGAGCTGCCGAAGACCGAGGCCGTGCCGCCACCCGCGGCGACGGGCGTGTACGGCCGCGTGCGGTCGCTCGCGGGCCGCTGCCTGCTGGTCGAGGACGACCCGCAGGTGGGACCGGCCTGGCTGGGCCTGCTCGCCACGTGGGGCGCCACCGCGCGCCTCGCCCGCGACCGTGCACAGGCGTTGCAATGCCTCGACGCGGGCTTCGACCCCGACGTGATCCTCTGCGACCAGCGTCTGGCCGGGGGCGACAGCGGCTTCGACGTGTTGAAGACACTCCTCGCGCGCTGCCCGCGGGCGCACG